Genomic DNA from Catellatospora sp. TT07R-123:
GGGCCCCTTGTTGATCGCGAGCAGGGTCTTCAGCACGTACGCGTCGGCGTCCTCGGCGGTGCCGCCGTCGGGGGCCAGCACGATGATGGACCGGGCCTCGTTGAGGTTGACCATCTCCAGGTCCTTGAGGTCCAGCGGGCTGCCGGTGCGGAACACCAGCCGAGTGCGGCCGGTGCTGCCGATCCGGTGCTGGACCCGGTCCTCCATGGCGACCTTGTCCTGGTCGGCCAGGATGACCACGGCCGCGCGGCGGCGGCTGGCGTTGGCCTCGACCAGCTCGGTGATGACCGTGTAGATCTGGTCCGACCAGCCGAGCACCACGGTGTGGTCGCGCTCGACGACCTGGGAGCGGCCCTTGCGCAGCTGCTCCAGCCGCCGGTTGACGCCGCTGGTGAGCAGACCGACCAGGGCGCTGACGATGAAGATGCCGCCCAGCGCCAGCACGAACCACAGCGCGAGCTCCGGCCAGCGGCCTGTCTCCGGCGCGGCGAGGCTGAACGTCGTGATGAACGTCTTCCAGAGCAGCAGCACCGGGTTCCCGCGGTCCTTGCTCGGCCGGACGAGCTCGATCGCCGTGGTGAGCACGAGGATCAGTCCGGCGGAGGCGACGGCCAGCCAGCCGATCAGTCCGGTCGTGCCCCGGGACATGGTGTTGTCGAACCAGTACCGCCAGCGGGCGCGGGCACTGACCTTTCGGGACATGGCTGGTGCCCTTCGAACGCAGGGAGGGGGAGGCGCTGCGGTCTGTACAGAGGGGACACTCTAACGGCGTACCGGCCGGGCCGCCGGTCGGGTCGGCACGCTTCTAATCGAGGTTCACCAGGGGCCGCCCGGCCTCGGCGCACTTGCCCTTGAGCACGCTCTCTGCGGGTGCGGCCAGGGCCGCGACCGACTCGAAAGCCGCGAAGGACGTGAACGTCGCCTCCTTGGCGGCCACTTCGGACAGGGTCGTCAGCGCGGCCTTCAGGTCGGGGTCGGCGACCTTGCCCGCGACGTCGGCGAACGTCGCCGAGGTACTGGTGAACAGCGGGCGCAGCTCCGTCAGCGCGGCCTCGACCGCGGCGGTGTCGCCCTTGGCCTCGGCCCGGACACCCTTGACGATCTCGGCGCGGGCGCCGGGCCCCAGCGTGTGGTAGAGGCCGTCAGCCTCCTCGCAGGCCGCCTGGGCGGTCATGACCAGGCCGTCCGGCACCTCGGGCGCCGCGGCGGACGACGCGGGCGCGGCGGGGTCACCCGCGCTCGTGCCGCAGGCGGCCAGCGCGAGCAGCGCGGTGGCGAGCGCGAGGGCGAGGGGGTAGCGCATCGGAGTTCTCCATCCCGTGGACGTTCAAGCACGAGCGCCGCCCTCCGAAGAGGACGGCACCGTGATCGAACTCTAGGTCCCCGCGGGACGACGATGATCACCGGGGCGATGCCGGTGCCCGACCAGGATCTTGGGGGTACGCTGCGCTGCGGAGAGAGGTGGCGGTCATGGTGACGCGGGTGGCGATGTGGTCGGGGCCGCGCAACGTGTCGACGGCACTCATGCGCAGCTTCGGGGCCCGGCCGGACACCCTGGTGGTCGACGAGCCGCTGTACGCGCACTACCTGCTCGCCACCGGCCTGGACCACCCCGGCCGCGCCGAGGTGATCGCCTCGCAGCCCGCGCGCTGGCAGGACGTGGCCGATCAGCTGACCGGCCCGCTGCCGGACGGGGTCGAGGTGCACTACCAGAAGCACATGACCCACCACCTGCTGCCGCAGATCGGGCGGGACTGGCTGGGCGCGCTGGCCAACGCCTACCTGATCCGCGACCCGGCGCACGTGGTGGCGTCGTACGCGAAGGTGCGCGGCGAACCGACGCTGGCCGACCTGGGCTACGTGCAGCAGGCGGAGATCTTCCGCGCGTACGGCGGCCCGGTGGTGGACTCGGCGGACCTGCTGCGCGACCCGGCCGGGGTGCTGGCGCGGCTGTGCGCGGCGCTGGGCATCGGCTACACCCCGGCGATGCTGCACTGGTCGAAGGGCCCCCGGGACACCGACGGGGTGTGGGCGCCGCACTGGTACGCCTCGGTCGAGGCGTCCACCGGCTTCGCCGCGTACGACCCCGCTCCGGCGCGGGTGCCCGACCGGCTGCGCCACCTGGTCGAGGCGGCGCAGCCGTACTACGACGAGCTGCACGCCCACCGCGTCACGTCCTGACGGCGCTGGTTTCGGCTACAGCCAGATGTGCTCCTCGGCGATCGCGCCGTCGCGCCACTTCGCCACGGTGACCATCCGGCGGCCGTCCTCGAACTCGCCCACCACGCACGTCCAGTCGCCGGATCCGAATCCGATCGGATGGGAGACGATCTGAGGCGGCGTTCCCCCGGCCTGCCGGACCAGCTCCTTCATGGCGTCGATGTGCTCGCCGATGCCGTGGGTGGTCGGCTGCCCGTGGACCTCGA
This window encodes:
- a CDS encoding HAD family hydrolase — translated: MVTRVAMWSGPRNVSTALMRSFGARPDTLVVDEPLYAHYLLATGLDHPGRAEVIASQPARWQDVADQLTGPLPDGVEVHYQKHMTHHLLPQIGRDWLGALANAYLIRDPAHVVASYAKVRGEPTLADLGYVQQAEIFRAYGGPVVDSADLLRDPAGVLARLCAALGIGYTPAMLHWSKGPRDTDGVWAPHWYASVEASTGFAAYDPAPARVPDRLRHLVEAAQPYYDELHAHRVTS